The sequence agaaactctcagtaaactaggaatggttttttgtttttttttttttttggagacagagtctcactctgtcatccaggctggagtacagtggtgtaatctcggctcactgcaacctccgcctcccaggttcaagggattctcttgcctcagcctcccaagtaactgggattacaggtgcatgctaccatgcctggttaatttttgtatttttagtagaaatagggtttcccatgttgcccagactggtcccaaactcctgacttcagaagatctgaccacctcagcttcccaaagtgctaggattacaggcgtgagccaccgcacctggctggggGGAACTTCTTCAACTTGATAAACAGTATCTTCAAAAAACcgacagctaacatcatacttaacagTGGGAAACTAGAAGCTTTCCCACTAAGAGCAGAAAGAAGCCAAGGATACCCCACTCACCACTCTTTCCAGCACTggactggaagtcctagctaacaaaataaggaaagaaaaggaattaaaaagaaaaataaaactgtctttgtttgcagatgacatgatcatccAAGAAGAAAATCCTAAACactaaacaaaaaaaactgaagtCAGGCAGCGATTATAGCAAGGCTGAAGGACACAAAAGTCAATCgctttcctatataccagcaatgaacaagtggaatttgaaattaaaaacacaataccatttacattagcaccccccagaatgaaatacttaggtataaatctaaaaaaaatgtagaagatctatgtaagaaaaattaaagaagtgaTTAAAGACATCAGagcactaaataaatggagagatattccatgttcatagagaGATTCAATACAGTCAAggtgtcagttcttcccaacttgatctttagactcaatgcaatcccaatctaaatccagcaagttattttgcagatatcaacaaactgattctgAAGTTTATATGGGGAGGCATAAGACCCAGAATGgccaaaaaaatattaaaagagaagaacaaagttagagggcTGACACTATACGACTTCAATACTTATAATAAAGCTACAATAaataagacagtgtggtattgatgaaagaagagagaaacagaccaatggaaaagaacagagagcccagaattCGACCCTGATAAATACAGtgaattgatctttgacaaaggagcaaaggcaatacaatggagcaaggggtcttttcaacaaatgatgttggaataactggatatccacatacaaaaaagTGCATCTAGACAAAGACCACAGacccttcacaaaaattatctgaaatgaatcataggcctaaatgtaaaatgcaaaccTATAAAGCTCCTGGaagataacaggaaaaaaaatctagattttgTTGGGTAGGATGATGACTTTtcagatacaacaccaaaggcacacTCTATGAAAATAagaattgaggccgggcgcggtggctcgagcctgtaatcccagcactttgggaggccgaggcgggtggatcacgaggtcaggagatcgagactatcctggctaacatggtgaaaccccgtctctactaaaaatacaaaaaactagccgggcgtggtggcgggcgcctgtagtctcagctacttgggaggctgaggcgggagaatggcgtgaacccgggaggcggagcttgcagtgagccgagatcacgccactgcactccagcctgggagacacagcgagactccgtctcaaaaaaaaaaagaaaaaaaaaaagaaaataagaattgatAAGCTGAgcattgttaaaattaaaattttcctctCCATGAAAGgcactgtcaagagaatgaaaagacaagccacagattgaaaaaaatatttacaaaagacaTATCCTATAAAggataaatatttgcaaattgaatATTCACAgaagacatatctgataaaggataaATATTTCCAAGttgaatatttgcaaaagacatatctgataaaggactagtatgcaaaatataaaaagaactcttaaaacacagaaaacaatcCAATTTTTCAAAATGGGCCAAGGACCTTaacagatacctcaccaaagatgacatatagatagtaaataagcatatgaaaaaatgttccatatcgtatgtcatcagggaaatgcaaattaaaatgaggtatcactacatacctattagaatggccaaatcCAAAACAATGACAACATCAAATACTAGCAAGAATggagagcaacaggaactctcattcattactGGTGGGAACGCAAAATGATCCAGCCACTTTGCAAGACAGTTTGGCAGCTTCCTGACAAACTAAACATCCTCTTATTAGGTCTAGCAATTGCATTTCTTGGTATTTGCACAAAAGAGCTGAAAACTTATATACATACAAAACCTGCTATAAACACAGAtgtttagccaggcatggtggctcacacctgtaatctcagaactttgggaggctgaggtgggtggattacctgaggtcaggagttcgagacctacctggccaacatggcaaaaccccatctctactacaaatacaaaaattagccaggtgtggtggcaggcacctgtaatcccagctactcggcaggctgaggcaggagaatcacttgaacccatgaagcagaggtggcagtgagccgagatcacactactgcgctccagcctgggcaacagagcaaaactctatctcaaaaaataaaataaataaaaaataagaaaacacatatgtttatagcggctttattcataactgcctAAACTTGGAAACAATCAAAATATCCTTCAGTAagtgaataaactgtggtatCTCCAGACTACAGAACATCATTCAGTGCCAATACAAAATGAGctattaagccatgaaaagagAAACTTTAAATGCATACTACTAAGTCAAAGAAGCCAATCAGAAAAGGCTACACACTGTattattccaactatatgacattctaaaAACGGCAAAACTATGGaggcagtaaaaagatcagtggttgacAGGAGttagggaagagagagagatgaatagccagagcacagaggatttttactaaaaattaccattactgagtatatacccaaagggctataaatcattctactataaacacacatgcatacgtatgtttactgcagcactacttacaatagcaaagacttggaatcaacccaaatgtccatcagtgatagactggataaagaaaatgtggcacatacacaccatgaaatactatgcagccataaaaaaggatgagttcatgtcctttgcagggacacggatgaagctggaaaccatcattctcagcaaactatcacaagaacagaaaaccaaacacctcatgttctcactcataagtgggagttgaacaaggagaatACATAGACgtaccagggcctgttgaggggtggggggctaggggagggatagcattaggagaaataactaatgtaggtgacaggtggatgggtgcagcaaaccaccatggcacatgtatacctatgtgacaaacctgcacattctgcacatgtaccccagaatttaaagtataagaataatttttttaaaaaaagacaaaattttaccAGAAAAGAAATGTCAGGCTAGGATTCCATGCCCAGCTAAGCAATCATAAAGaattaaggcaaaataaaaacattttaaaacctaCAATGGCTATGTTCCACTAACAGACTCTTAGTAAACAACTGATATATCATAGAATGTGCTTCAGAAAGAAGAGCCCAAAGAAGGAAGCAAGACAGGTTGGTGGCCACAGAAATTGATAGAATATATTATCAAATACAGCCAGTTACAGATTATAAATAAATTACGATTAGAAGTGATTATGATTATGATGAAAAGAAaagtggcaacatggatgaaccttgaaaacattatgctaagtgaaagaagccaggaagAAAACCACAcattatataattctatttacataaaatgttcagaatagacaaatctaaaGAGATGGAGAGTAGATTAGTGGCTGCCTAGGACTGGGGCAACAGAGAAGAGAGTGGGGAGTAAGCCAGCACTGTTGATAAGTACAGGATTCCTTTTAAGGAGGATAAAAGTGTCGTAAAATTAGATTGTggcaatggttgcacaactctgaaaaaactaaaaaaattgacttgtacactttaaatgggtgaattgtatagtatgtgtattatatctcaataaagccattttaaaaagtagaaccaGAAAGGAAAAGGGGGTGTTCAAATATACTAAGATCCTcttaaatttttatagaaatttttgTAACTATTTATGAATGGTAACTTTGAAATAACCACtacaagaacaaaaaaaccaTCTACAGCTCCTCCTGTCTCTACGCAcatgcacgcgcgcacacacacacacacacacacacacacactttctctcatCTACTAAAAGACAGAGTCTATGAGACTAGGTTAAAAAAATCTTATTGAGAAgccagaacagaaaaagaaaaaaaatcataaaaatagccgggcgcagtggctcacgcctgtaatcccagcactttgggaggccgaggccggcggatcacaaggtcaggagatcgagaccatggtgaaaccccgtctctactaaaaatacaaaaaattagcctggcacggtggcgggcgcctgtagtcgcagctactcaggaggctgaggcaggagaatggcgtgaacccgggaggcggagcttgcagtgagccgagatcgcaccactacactccagcctgggggacagagcaagactccgtctcaaaaaaaaaaaaaaaaaaaaaaaaaatcataaaaataaaaaatactctgtatgatactgtaatggtggacaCATGTCATTATAAATTTGCCCAAACCCACAGAATATCAGAGTGAACCCTAGTGTAAACAGGAGACTGTGGGTGATAACGATGTGCCATGAACAATTGTTATAATCCAACAAGGAActtaggttcatcagttgtaacaaatgcaccactctaATGCGAGATGTTGATTATGAATGAGGCTGTGCATGTTGGGGCAAGGACATATGGAATAtatctgtaccttcctctcaattttactgtgaacttaaaactgctctaatCAAATAAagtctttatttagaaaaaaaaaaaaaaaaagagagagagagaatgtaaaCTACCTCATCATTGTTTATAACGATTACATAGTAAAATCATATTTTGAACATattcagttaaataaaatatatttttaaaattaatttcacctgtttctttttacttttttaaatatgGCTACTAGAACTTACAATGACATATTCCAGATAAGCTAAACAATCAAAGAAACACCACTGTATTAGCCCCACCTCTGGGTTcccaaacattttcaaaatgtgaaCAGAAGGGAGGAAGGCAAGTGCCAGCAGGAGCATTCTGAGAACACGTGTTACGTGTAACAGCAGCAATAGCAGCAGCCAGTATGTGGTTCTAAGTAAGTAACAAGCATAAACAATGACTTTCCAGGAAAGGTGATGCTGCAATTGCAGCTTCTCTTTTCCCTCTGTCCAGGAGTGTCCCAAAGACCCCTTCCTGGATGTGGCTCTCCTGCTTACCTTTAATAAGCTCCGGCCTGTATGTTTTACGCAGCTGCTCCAGGAAGCTGTTGTAAAAGCCCTCTGCCTGATCCGTGGGCATTGCTAGGTGGAAATCAGGCTTGTTTCCCTTCAGGACACACTGGAGGGTAAACTGGCTGACACACAGAATCTCGTACTGTTTGTCCATCACACTCTTAGACCAGTGCTTCCCGCTCTCATCCTCAAACACACGCAGGTTTAGAATCTTTCGGACCCTAAGGGGAAAAAGAGCAGTGAGAGCTACCTGAGAGATCACAAGCCCCCCGACACACTCCACACCCCAAAAATGTCACCAGCTTCCAGCCAAATAAGGACATAATGACAACTCCAGCCCTGACAGAAAgcatgacctcaggcaagtcacttatcTACCCTGTGCTTCAGTGGCCTCAGCTGCAATACAGAATAATAACAGttctacctcacagggttgttttcAGATTGCCTTCTTTTTTGCCAGTCCCTCCAGTTCACAGCAGCTACTGGTGAGAACTGGGGCTAAGACAACAACCACCTATTCTCTGCTCCTTTAGGTCAGGGATATCTCAAAACATGGATCCAACTGTAATTTTTCATGAACGAATTCATCACATTAGGATAAATGACATCCATTTTTATACCCCTTCTTGGAGCTACTCAAAATGAACAAtttggctgagcgtggtggctcatgcctgtaatcccagcactttgggaggccacagcaggtggatcacctgaggtcaggagttcaagaccagcctggccaatatagagaaaccctatctctactaaaaatacaaaagttagccaggcgtggtggcaggcgcctttaatcccagctactcaggaggcttaggcgcAAAagtcgcttgaaccggggaggcagaggttgcagtaagccaagatcatgccactgcactctagcctgggcgacagagggagactctgtctcaaaaaaaaaaaaaaaaattcagcaaatacACTGAGAAAAATCATGGttattgcaaatatgcaaaaAGATCTGGAGAAAGACACCTTGACAACTGTGTCACAAGCTCCTTAAGCCCCAGAGGGGCTTTCCCTATACATGTGAAGGATAGTCACCATGGCAAGAAAGTTGACCAGGTGACATCTATAGGGTCAGATTTGAGAAGCACAGCAGAGAACCACCAGCATGAAAGCTGAAAACCCACCATTTGAGAGCCACACTTCTGGATGATGTTGAAGTCAACAGCAGTTTCAAAGACTCTATAAATACTAATTCACTGACTCTTAATATGGGCATCCTCAGGGACAGATGCTACTCCTTACCCCCTCTCCACAGCCAAGATTTGTCTTATGCTGAATCACATCTCTTAAGCACAGGCTAAATATTAGCTCTGTAGTATGTCAGAGCCATAAAGACATTCAAACCCACAGCTTCAGTTTTTAGCCATTACACCATTCTACTGCTTCTTTGAGTATCCAGGGGACAGCTACTAAAATACCACCATCACTGAAGTAGTACTGAATGATAGTTATTCATCATCAACACCTTAGCGGGAATTCAGTTTCAAGTCTGATTTTCAATCTAATCTAATACAAAAGAGACAGTTGGGCAGGGATATACCCAAGCTCTGAGCACCAAGGGGCAGAACAAATGGATCCAGCATCCAAAGTAAATGTGCCCCGTGGTGATGGAGGGGAGAGGTACACAGAGGGCGCATTCTGCTTTTATGTCTGGAATGAACAGAAGCTGTAAAGTGAACAATCATGAAGCAGGATTTTAGGGCTATATTTCATCTGTGTTGCCTTGGCTAAGACACCTAAAACTTTCTATAGTAGAGTTTGCCCATCTGTAAACTCAGAAAGCCAGGCAGGCAGAGCAATGGCAACTCCTGCTCCTCAACCCCCACCACCACCTTAGTAAAAAGATCATTGGCTTCAAGGTCAGGGAGCCCAGACTCTAACTGGGGTTCAGGTTTTTTGCTAAGTGTATGTGCATGACCTGGGGCAAGgaatttaacctctctgagttccAGATACCTATGTGCACAGTGAGCTAGTTGGCACTCTAAAAATACATAGTGCCCAGGTAACATTGcccaatttaaaaaagagaaaccaaACATAAGAAAAAACGCTTGGTTTTTGCATTAAGAGAACAAGAGGCATGATCTGAGGCCATAGTAGCAAAAAGACGGAGGACAGGCGGTGCTCCTGCTCTGAGGCCGACTTAGTGTCGAGGTCTCCCAGATCATTcttcctcagtctcctcctctggAACACGGAAATAACCATACTACATCCAATGGAACAATGGTTAAAAGTGACAAGGGCTCACTTCACAGGCACAAAGTACTATGGAAGTTCCCAGCATAACCACCACCATGTAGCCCATTCAAACAGCGATGACAGAAATGCATCTTACATGTGCTCCAGTTCCTTCTGCGTATCCTCCAGGGAAATACCCAACAACACACATATGCCCCTTCCAATGGCACTAATCTGCTCTCCTCCAACTAGAAAGGAaccaaaagggagagaagaaCTCAGAACCAAACAAGGGCATGAAGCACATTTAGGTAACCATAGGAGTATTTTAAATATCATACACACTTCTTATAACTTCTTTGGTTAAAGTCAGCAcatattcaaaaatgaaaagagtTACATAAATGCAAGGAGACGATAATAATTTCCATCCATTCTGATTTTATCTCTGGAATGAATGGGAGCTGTAAAGTGAACAACCATTCAGCAGGATCTTAGGGCCATATTTCATCTATGTTACCTTGGGTAAGACACCCAAAACTTTCTATGGTCAAGTTTGCCCATCTGTAAAAACAGAACTGTTTTCCTCCCCTAGAGAGGCCAGATCAGCTATATTAATTCTCAGAAAGGATATTCCTGCCTTTTGTGGAAAATCAGCAAATATGGTAATACAGTATACAGGAAGCACAAAGTGGAAAATGTTCACgtcataaaaacaaatgattttcCTACTTACTATGAGGacaaatacataatacataaaaatcaCAATTTATGTGTTAAGTTTCAACTCATCAAACTGCTATTATTTCCCACTTTAGTTCTGTGGTTACATTCTAAGCCAATGATCTCCAAACCTTTTTCAATCATACATcttgtccattaaaaaaaaaaaaaaaaaaaaggctctaaGCACACACTCCTAacatttgtatatgtatttataaccAAATGTATGCCCTACTACCATTAGACAGTATCTCAAATGGTAGCAAGATGCATCattatgggccgggcatggtggtttatgcctgtaatcccagctctttgggaggctgaggcaggcagtcacatgaggtcaggagttcgacagctgcttggtgaacatggtgaaatcccgtctctaataaaaatacataaattagccaggcatggtggtggatgcctgtaatcccagctactcaggaggctgacgcaggagaatcacttgaacccggaaggtggagactgcagtgagccaagatcacatcatagaactccacccttccagcctgggcaacaagagtgaatctccgtctcaaaaaaaacaaaaaaacaaaaaaacaaaaaaaaaagatgcatctTTATGATGGAGaatccatcattttttttttccattcgtttttctttttaagaggcaggatctctctatgttgtccaagctggagtgcagtgactatttACAGGTGCAATCCCACTACTAATCATTACAGGAGTTCTGACCTGCTCCATGTCCAAACTAGGCTCCTGGTGGTCCTCTGGTCCTGGGAACTCACCAGATTGATGCAGAACTTTGGTATGACAGCAGGTCAGCACAGTGCACTACAGCCcagaacccctgggctcaaacaatcctccctgcCTTGGcgtccacagtagctgggactatggatgcacactatcacacccagctaaatcTGTATTTCAAGTGGTGCTCTTgataattttctactttttttggcCAATTATTTGCCAATCTTAATAGATTATGTTGTTTTACTATTTCATCTTGTACTGACCTAATGTTCTAATCAGGAATAGAAGGGTCAACTCAGCCGTTTTCTTGTTGTTTGCTCGCTTCTGCTGGATAATAGCTATAAATATAACTAACACAGTAACATAGACTATGCCATGTTGCACTATACTGCTAAAGAAAGGGTGAGAAACTTCCCTCTTTCTTCAGTTGTAATGGCAAGAGACCACCTGGTATTCAGACCCCAGGAGAGCACATCAATCCATTCCTGAAATGTCAGTAATGCTTAATTTCTCTGATTTTTATgctaaaatttttcaaatattttctcctgtgctGCTTTTCTTATAATGAACTATGTGTGTGTGACTTATTGTCCTTTGAGCCACTGCCTCAAAAGCTGAAATAGAAATAATCTATCCTGACATAGGTAGTAAACAACTGGGGGTTGGTTTGCTCATTTGCATTGCTTCAGAAAAAGCCTTTGGCTTTATTTGTTCTTTGAATAAATCAACATTACTTTCTTACAATGCTGATATACTTTCTAAATTTTTCCCAAAgtatgtttcaaaaaataaaggtCATGAAGTTATATCTACCATCAAAGTAAGgattatacattttagaaaatatgagaaacacgaaaaaaagaacaaaggtaagtactttaatattttaatgatttccttttaatattttatctattcatacattttcattcatatttGTTTCCAACTACTATAATAATGTTGCATGTAAATTTTGGTAATAATATTGCATAAGAATTTTTTCATGTCATAACCTTTTCCTAAACACCTTTTAATAGATTCATCTCATCAAGCAGACTGATTAACCATCCCATTTTGCTGGACATAtggcttctttcaaaattttcacTTCAATAAATAACAGTGTAATGAAAATCTTTGTACACTAAAACCTTTTCTACACTTAGGATTATCTGCTTAGAGTAGATTCTCAAAAGTAGAATCACTGTCAAAGAATTTTGACAGTTTTATAATTATCTTAACATGAAACAAATTATGGCCCAAAGTCTATATATGACACAGAAACTGCTGTCTTATTTTGGAGCAGTTTCGTCCCTCCTCCAGGGACAAGCAGAAGGAGTAGGAGGTTCAAAAGGACTTTTTATTACAAGTAAATGGATCGCACCAAGGGAAAAAATCTGAGAATCACCACTTTGAACAAAAGATCAAAGGGCTGGAAAAGACCTGAGATGTTTGGTCAGGTTCCCTACCTATTAGTGGCATCAGCCCTGAGATCGCTTCTTCAAGAATTCACAACCTCTAAAGTTAACCTATTTAAACCCAAACATTTTAGATCCTCTTCCAACACTGTGTTTACAGACATCAGATTTTAGCTGCTGACACTGAGTGATGGGACATGGGGGTTATTGCATTATTCCGTCTGTTAATATGTTTGAAATGTGCcataacaaagttttaaaaattagattatcaCGATACCCAACCTAAGGCATCAAAATGTGTTTGATCaagctgggtgcggtgcctcatgcctataaccccagcactttgggaggccgaggcaggcaaatcacttgaagccaggagtttgagaccagcctagtcaacatggcaaaaccctgtctccactaaaaatacaaaaaaaaattagccaggcacagtggcgtgcacctgtaagcccagctactcaggatgcagaggcatgagaactgcttgaacccaggaggcagaggctgcagtgattcgagatggcgccactgtactccagcctgggcaacagagcaagactctctcaaaacaaaaacaaaaccaattagCCAATTGGAGAAATCTGATGGACTGGGCATCAAATGATATTAAAGGgttactataaaaaaaaatgtgtttgaccAATCACACAAATTGAATATACCACATAGTAAAATGTGTGACTCCTaagctggacatagtggtggcacatgcctgtagtctagCTACTCAAGATACTGATGctaaaggatcacttgagctcaagagtttgaggtaGTAGTAAGCTctaatagtgccactgcactccagcctgggtgacagagcaagacccccatctctaaaacaaacaaaccataaatacataaatttaaaaataagggtGAAGTCAgccaactattttaaaataaaataaaacatgtgatTCCTGATATTTTATGCTGTTCTGACCATAAAACAGGAAGTTAACGTTTTAGAACCCCTAAAATAAAATGCCATTCAAACACAGCCACATTTCAGTGAAACCAGCCACATTTTAAAGGAATCAGAAAATCCCTTTCCATTACAATGCAACTAGAAGGCCTGCATAAGTGGAGGGCCCTTCTAACATAATTTCACAGTTCCCCAACCCAGAATTCCTGAATTATTTACACTTTCCCATAATTAACACCCTTATCTTTTTTAACATGTAGGTTAGGTTGTTTTAACTGAAAGCATATAACTTAAATAATGAACCAAAATAACCCAAACTCTATTCAGCACATctcacagaatatacattttcaatATCCCAGATTAGCAGGATGGAGAGTTCAGGAGAGAGATCAAAATTTAAATCTGTCAGTGATGACCACACACAGCAGCAGACTGCAAGATTCTTCTCAATAATGCAAAACATCTTTCATCTATGAATTTTCCCAGTTTTcatgaattta comes from Macaca mulatta isolate MMU2019108-1 chromosome 10, T2T-MMU8v2.0, whole genome shotgun sequence and encodes:
- the DTD1 gene encoding D-aminoacyl-tRNA deacylase 1, which translates into the protein MKAVVQRVTRASVTVGGEQISAIGRGICVLLGISLEDTQKELEHMVRKILNLRVFEDESGKHWSKSVMDKQYEILCVSQFTLQCVLKGNKPDFHLAMPTDQAEGFYNSFLEQLRKTYRPELIKDGKFGAYMQVHIQNDGPVTIELESPAPGTATSDPKQLSKLEKQQQRKEKTRAKGPSESSKERNTPRKEDRSASSGAEGDVSSEREP